One Streptomyces dangxiongensis genomic window, TAGACCGACGGCACGGACGGAACTCATCGCGCGGCGACGAGAGCGGTGGGCGCCGGGCCGGTCCGTCGGGGGGCGAGGGCCGTCGGAGGAAGTGCGCTCAGGGCGGCCTCCAATCGGTGCGTCACCGATCCCAGCATGCCGAACGGGACCGGCGTGGGTCCACCGGTCCCGTTCACCCGATCAGGGAAACAAAAGGTCAGGCGATACGTTCCAGCACCACCGGCGTCGCCGTGAAGTCGGTGCCGGGGGGCCGCGATGTCGTACGAGCCCGTCACCGCCTGGAGCGCGTAGTCGAAGCGCTCGGGGGTGTCCGTGTGGAGGGTGAGGAGGGGCTGTCCCTCGGTCACCGTGTCGCCGGGCTTGGCGTGCAGTTCCACGCCCGCCGCCGCCTGCACCGGGTCCTCCTTGCGGGCGCGTCCGGCGCCCAGGCGCCAGGCGGCGATGCCGATGTCGTAGGCGTCGAGGCGGGTCAGCACGCCGGAGGAGGGTGCCTTGATGACGTGCTGCTCCTTCGACGTGGGCAGCTCGGCGTCCGGGTCACCGCCCTGGGCCGCGATCATCCGGCGCCACACGTCCATCGCGGAGCCGTCGGCCAGGGCCTTCGCCGGGTCCGCGTCCTTGACGCCGGCCGCGTCGAGCATCTCGCGGGCCAGGGCGACCGTCAGCTCCACGACGTCCGCGGGGCCGCCGCCCGCCAGGACCTCGACCGACTCGCGGACCTCCAGGGCGTTGCCCGCGGTGAGGCCGAGGGGGGGTGGACATGTCGGTGAGGAGCGCGACCGTCCGCACGCCGTGGTCCGTGCCGAGGCCGACCATCGTGGACGCCAGCTCGCGGGCGTCGGCCAGCGTCTTCATGAAGGCGCCCGTGCCGACCTTCACGTCCAGGACCAGGCTGCCGGTGCCCTCCGCGATCTTCTTCGACATGATCGACGAAGCGATCAGGGGGATCGCCTCGACCGTGCCGGTCACGTCCCGCAGGGCGTACAGCTTCTTGTCCGCGGGGGCCAGGCCGTCCCCCGCCGCGCAGATCACCGCGCCGGTGGTGTCGAGGACGTGCAGCATCTCCTCGTTGGAGAGCAGGGCGCGCCAGCCGGGGATCGACTCCAGCTTGTCCAGGGTGCCGCCGGTGTGGCCGAGGCCGCGGCCGGAGAGCTGGGGCACGGCGGCGCCGCAGGCCGCGACCAGCGGGGCCAGGGGCAGGGTGATCTTGTCGCCGACGCCGCCCGTGGAGTGCTTGTCGGCCGTCGGGCGGGACAGCGCCGAGAACTCCATGCGCTCGCCGGAGGCGATCATGGCCGCGGTCCAGCGGGCGATCTCGCGGCGGTTCATGCCGTTGAGCAGGATCGCCATGGCGAGCGCGGACATCTGCTCGTCGGCGACCTCGCCGCGGGTGTACGCGTCGATGACCCAGTCGATCTGCTCGTCGCTCAGCTCACCGCGGTCCCGCTTGGTGCGGATGACGGAGATGACGTCCATGGCCATGGCTGTGGCTTCCTTCCGGGAGGTGCGAAGTGCACGGCCCCCCTGAGCGGATCAGGGGGGCCGTACGGGAGTTACTTGGTGAGATGGTCCGGGCCGAAGGCCTGGGGCAGCATCTCGGCGAGCGGGAGGACGCCCGCGGGGGTGTCCAGCAGCAGGTCCGGGCCGCCGAACTCGTAGAGCAGCTGGCGGCAGCGGCCGCACGGGACCAGCAGGGCGCCGGTGCCGTCCACGCAGGTGAAGTGCGTGAGCCGGCCACCGCCGGTGCGCTGGAGCTGGGAGACGAGGCCGCACTCGGCGCACAGGCCGAGGCCGTAGGAGGCGTTCTCGACGTTGCAGCCGGTGACCGTGCGGCCGTCGTCCACCAGGGCCGCCACGCCGACCGGGTAGCCGGAGTACGGGGCGTAGGCGTGGGACATGGCCTCCCGCGCCTCGGCGCGCAGCGCCTCCCAGTCGAACCCGTCGGCCGGTGTCGCCGTCACTTGCCCTGCCCCTTGCGGTAGCGCATGCCGTCCGCCTTCGGCATCCGCAGGCGCTGCGCGGACAGCGACAGCACGAGCAGCGTGACGACGTACGGGGTGGCGCCGACGAAGTCGCTGGGGACCTCGTCGGTGAGCAGGTACCAGACCAGGACCAGCGCGGCCATGACGGCGCTGATCACGCCCTGCCACAGGGCCTTCTTGTACAGCTTCCAGCCGGCCAGCAGGGCGAGCAGGACGACCAGCAGCAGGAGCAGGGCGTGGACCGTGACACCACCGTTGCGCAGTTGGAGCGCGTCGGAGTAGCCGAACAGGCCCGCGCCCATCGCGAGGCCGCCGGGGCGCCAGTTGCCGAAGATCATGGCCGCGAGGCCGATGTAGCCGCGGCCTCCGGTCTGGCCCTCCAGGTAGGTGTGGGAGGTGACCAGCGCGAGGAACGCGCCGCCGAGGCCGGCCAGACCGCCGGAGACGGCCACGGCCGCGTACTTGTAGCGGTAGACGTTGACGCCGAGCGACTCCGCGGCGGTCGGGTTCTCGCCGCAGGAGCGCAGCCGCAGCCCGAACGGCGTGCGCCACAGCAGCCACCAGCTACCGACGAACAGCAGCACGGCCAGGATCGTCACCACGGACAGGTTCGTGATCAGACCGCCGATGATGCCGGCCAGGTCGGAGACCAGGAACCAGTGGTGCTTCTCCACCGACGCGAGGGCGTCCGAGAGGCCGGGGAAGGTGACGTCGGGCAGCGAGTCCGCGGGCGGGGACTGCTTGGGGTTGCCGCCCGCCTCCGCGGCCGTGCCGCCGGCGAAGAACAGCTTGGCGAGGTACTGGGTGGCGCCGAGCGCGAGCAGGTTGACGGCGACACCGGAGACGATGTGGTCGACGCCGAAGGTGACGGTGGCCACGGCGTGCACCAGACCGCCGAGGACACCGAAGCCGATGCCGCACAGCAGGCCGAGCCAGGGGCTGGACTGCCAGCCGATCCAGCCGGCGCCGAAGGTGCCGAGGATCATCATGCCCTCGAGGCCGATGTTGACGACACCGGCCCGCTCGGACCACAGGCCGGCGAGACCGGCGAGGCCGATCGGGACGGCGAGGGCGAGCGCGGCGGCGACCTGTCCGGCGGAGTCGAGCTGGTTCGCGCCGGTGATCACGCGGACCGCGGCGAGGAGCAGCAGCGCACCCGCGACGATCATGAGGGTCAGTCCCAGGGAGCGGCCGGAGCGCTGGGGGGCGCCCGGTGCCCTGGGCGCCGCGGGCGGCGGCGCGTCGGTCATCGTGGCAGTCATCACGCCACCTCCTGCTTCTTCGTCGCGACGGCCTGGGCGGCGAGTTCGGCGCCCACCTTCTGCTGCTGGCGCTTGAGGCCGTAGCGCCGTACGACCTCGTAGGCGATCACGACGCAGAGGACGATGACGCCCTGGATGACGCCGAGGATCTCCTTGTCGTAGCCCTGGAACTCCAGGTGGTTGGTGGTGCGCTCCAGGAAGCCCCAGAGCAGCGCGCCGAGCGCGATGCCGATCGGGTTGTTGCGGCCGAGCAGCGCGATGGCGATGCCGGTGAAGCCGATCCCGCTGGGGAAGCTGTTGTCGTACTGGTGGCTCTCGTTCAGCAGCGTCGGCATGCCGATCAGACCGGCCACCGCACCCGAGATGATCATGCTGGTGGCGATCATCTTCTTCACCGAGACACCGCTCGCGGAGGCGGCGCTCTCGGACTGGCCGACGGTGCGCAGGTCGAAGCCGAACCGGGTGCGGCCGAGCACGAACCAGTACGCGACACCGACGAGCACGGCGACGACGATGAAGCCGTCCAGGACACCGGCCGGGCCGGTGTCGATGTTGAAGAAGTGCGCGGACGACGGCAGCGGCTTGGTGGACACGAGGGTGCCCGCCTCGTCGAGCTGGCCGAGCTTCCCGGGCTGGAGCAGGTAGCCGATGATCGCGGTGGCGATCGAGTTCAGCATGATGGTCGCGATGACCTCGCTGACACCGCGGGTCACCTTCAGGACGCCGGCGATGGCCGCCCACAGGGCACCGGTCGCCATGGCGCAGATGATGATCAGCGGGATGGCGAGCCAGCCGGGCACGGTGAGCGCCCCGCCGAGCACGGCGGCGACGAACGCGGCGAGCCGGTACTGGCCGTCGACACCGATGTTGAACAGGTTCATGCGGAAGCCGATGGCCACCGCGACACCCGCCAGGTAGTACGTCGTCGCCTTGTTCAGGATGAAGACCTGGCTGTCGCTGGCGAAGCCGTAGGTCATCATGTCGTGGAAGGCGGGACCGGGGTTCTTGCCGGTCGCGGCGATCACCAGGGCGGTGACGACGAGCGCGGCGACGACCGCCAGCAGCGGCGCCGCGATCCCGAGGAGCAGCCGCTCCTTGTCGATCCGTGAGGTCAGCTTCTTCATCGCGCGTCGTCCTCTGTGTGCTCCAGGTGCCCGGTGGCCGCACCCGTCATGGCGGAGCCCAGCTCTTCGGGGGTGATCGTGGCGGGGTCCGCGTCGGCGACCAGACGGCCGCGGTACATCACTCGCAGGGTGTCGGAGAGGCCGATCAGCTCGTCGAGGTCGGCGGAGATGAGCAGCACGGCCAGGCCCTCGCGGCGGGCCTCGCGGATGTGGTCCCAGATCGCGGCCTGCGCGCCGACGTCCACCCCGCGGGTGGGGTGGGCGGCGATGAGCAGCTTGGGGTGGTGGCTCATCTCGCGGCCGACGATCAGCTTCTGCTGGTTGCCGCCGGACAGCGAGGCCGCGGTCACGTCGATGCCGGGGGTGCGCACGTCGTAGGCCTCGACGATGCGCTGGGTGTCGGCGCGGGCCGCCTTGGGGTCGAGCAGTCCGCCGCGCGAGTTGGGCTTCTCGGTGACGTGGCCGAGTATGCGGTTCTCCCACAGCGGTGCTTCCAGGAGCAGGCCGTGGCGGTGGCGGTCCTCGGGGATGTAGCCGATGCCGGCCTCGCGGCGGTTGCGGGTGGGCGTCTGCGAGATGTCGGCGCCGTCGAGGCGGACGACACCGGCGTCCGGCCGGCGCATGCCCATGATCGCCTCGACCAGCTCGGACTGGCCGTTGCCCTCCACGCCGGCGATGCCCAGGACCTCGCCCTTGTGGATGATGAGGGAGATCTCGTCCAGGATGACCCGCTCGACGCCGTCGAGGTCGGTCTGGGTGAGATGCACGCCGTCCAGCGTCAGCATGGGCACCTCGGTGACCGTGGACTCCTCGGTCTCCGGCGTGGGCAGTTCGCTGCCGACCATCAGCTCGGCGAGCTGCCTGGGAGTGG contains:
- a CDS encoding cytidine deaminase; translated protein: MTATPADGFDWEALRAEAREAMSHAYAPYSGYPVGVAALVDDGRTVTGCNVENASYGLGLCAECGLVSQLQRTGGGRLTHFTCVDGTGALLVPCGRCRQLLYEFGGPDLLLDTPAGVLPLAEMLPQAFGPDHLTK
- a CDS encoding ABC transporter permease; its protein translation is MTATMTDAPPPAAPRAPGAPQRSGRSLGLTLMIVAGALLLLAAVRVITGANQLDSAGQVAAALALAVPIGLAGLAGLWSERAGVVNIGLEGMMILGTFGAGWIGWQSSPWLGLLCGIGFGVLGGLVHAVATVTFGVDHIVSGVAVNLLALGATQYLAKLFFAGGTAAEAGGNPKQSPPADSLPDVTFPGLSDALASVEKHHWFLVSDLAGIIGGLITNLSVVTILAVLLFVGSWWLLWRTPFGLRLRSCGENPTAAESLGVNVYRYKYAAVAVSGGLAGLGGAFLALVTSHTYLEGQTGGRGYIGLAAMIFGNWRPGGLAMGAGLFGYSDALQLRNGGVTVHALLLLLVVLLALLAGWKLYKKALWQGVISAVMAALVLVWYLLTDEVPSDFVGATPYVVTLLVLSLSAQRLRMPKADGMRYRKGQGK
- a CDS encoding ABC transporter permease, with amino-acid sequence MKKLTSRIDKERLLLGIAAPLLAVVAALVVTALVIAATGKNPGPAFHDMMTYGFASDSQVFILNKATTYYLAGVAVAIGFRMNLFNIGVDGQYRLAAFVAAVLGGALTVPGWLAIPLIIICAMATGALWAAIAGVLKVTRGVSEVIATIMLNSIATAIIGYLLQPGKLGQLDEAGTLVSTKPLPSSAHFFNIDTGPAGVLDGFIVVAVLVGVAYWFVLGRTRFGFDLRTVGQSESAASASGVSVKKMIATSMIISGAVAGLIGMPTLLNESHQYDNSFPSGIGFTGIAIALLGRNNPIGIALGALLWGFLERTTNHLEFQGYDKEILGVIQGVIVLCVVIAYEVVRRYGLKRQQQKVGAELAAQAVATKKQEVA
- a CDS encoding ABC transporter ATP-binding protein produces the protein MRGITKRFPGVVANRDIDITVRTGTVHALCGENGAGKSTLMKILYGMQQPDEGTITVGGEQVVLNNPGDAIARGIGMVHQHFMLADNLTVLENVVLGAEKLHGIGGRARARIIEISDAYGLGVRPDALVEELGVADRQRVEILKVLYRGARTLILDEPTAVLVPQEVDALFANLRELKAEGLTVIFISHKLGEVLSVADEITVIRRGTTVGTVEPKGTTPRQLAELMVGSELPTPETEESTVTEVPMLTLDGVHLTQTDLDGVERVILDEISLIIHKGEVLGIAGVEGNGQSELVEAIMGMRRPDAGVVRLDGADISQTPTRNRREAGIGYIPEDRHRHGLLLEAPLWENRILGHVTEKPNSRGGLLDPKAARADTQRIVEAYDVRTPGIDVTAASLSGGNQQKLIVGREMSHHPKLLIAAHPTRGVDVGAQAAIWDHIREARREGLAVLLISADLDELIGLSDTLRVMYRGRLVADADPATITPEELGSAMTGAATGHLEHTEDDAR